From the Plectropomus leopardus isolate mb chromosome 18, YSFRI_Pleo_2.0, whole genome shotgun sequence genome, one window contains:
- the LOC121957483 gene encoding major histocompatibility complex class I-related gene protein-like isoform X2 → MRCFILLLLFCHVSSPVKHSLRYFLTASSGVPNFPELLGAILVDDVLVAYCDSNINMVEPKQDWGKKINENYPQHFERYTHECLEVQPHFFKATIDNFSQRYNQTEDVHILQQYFGCEWDDETGETTGFNQFGYNGEDFLALDLKTWMWIAPKPWAVSTKLKWDADEARMTYNDHNLNQMIPEWLKMYLAVGKSSLLRTERPSVSLLQKSPSSPVSCHATGFYPDRAMMFWRKDGEEIHEDVDLGEILPNHDGSFQMSVDLNVSSVTPEDWSRYECVFHLSGVKDDIITKLDKAAIRTNWVSPSEFPAVVGVVVGLLLLTVCITGLFIWRRNNNKGFRRANFIDAALN, encoded by the exons TGAAACACTCCCTGAGGTATTTCTTAACTGCATCTTCTGGAGTCCCAAACTTCCCAGAGCTTTTGGGTGCTATATTGGTCGATGACGTTCTGGTGGCTTACTGCGACAGCAACATAAACATGGTAGAGCCAAAACAGGACTGGGGAAAAAAGATTAACGAAAACTACCCGCAGCACTTCGAGCGGTACACTCATGAGTGTCTTGAGGTTCAGCCGCACTTCTTCAAAGCTACGATTGACAATTTCAGCCAGCGCTACAACCAAACTGAAG atGTCCATATTTTACAGCAGTATTTTGGCTGCGAGTGGGACGATGAGACTGGAGAGACGACTGGTTTTAATCAGTTCGGCTACAATGGAGAAGACTTTCTAGCATTGGACCTGAAGACATGGATGTGGATCGCTCCGAAACCATGGGCTGTCAGTACCAAACTGAAATGGGATGCTGATGAAGCTAGAATGACATACAATGACCATAACCTCAATCAGATGATACCTGAATGGCTGAAGATGTATTTGGCTGTAGGAAAGAGCTCTCTGCTGAGAACAG agcgTCCCTCAGTGTCTCTCCTCCAGAAGTCTCCGTCCTCTCCAGTCAGCTGCCACGCTACAGGTTTCTACCCCGACAGAGCCATGATGTTCTGGAGGAAAGACGGAGAGGAGATTCATGAGGACGTGGACCTCGGAGAGATCCTCCCCAACCACGATGGATCCTTCCAGATGAGCGTCGACCTGAACGTTTCATCAGTCACACCTGAAGACTGGAGCAGGTACGAGTGTGTGTTTCATCTCTCTGGTGTGAAGGACGACATCATCACCAAACTGGACAAAGCAGCGATCAGGACTAACTGGG TTTCTCCCTCAGAGTTTCCCGCTGTTGTCGGAGTCGTTGttggactgctgctgctgacagtctgcaTCACTGGACTCTTCATCTGGAGAAGGAACAATAATAAAG GATTCAGAAGAGCAAACT TCATAGACGCAGCTCTGAACTGA
- the LOC121957483 gene encoding major histocompatibility complex class I-related gene protein-like isoform X1 translates to MRCFILLLLFCHVSSPVKHSLRYFLTASSGVPNFPELLGAILVDDVLVAYCDSNINMVEPKQDWGKKINENYPQHFERYTHECLEVQPHFFKATIDNFSQRYNQTEDVHILQQYFGCEWDDETGETTGFNQFGYNGEDFLALDLKTWMWIAPKPWAVSTKLKWDADEARMTYNDHNLNQMIPEWLKMYLAVGKSSLLRTERPSVSLLQKSPSSPVSCHATGFYPDRAMMFWRKDGEEIHEDVDLGEILPNHDGSFQMSVDLNVSSVTPEDWSRYECVFHLSGVKDDIITKLDKAAIRTNWVSPSEFPAVVGVVVGLLLLTVCITGLFIWRRNNNKGFRRANYLPPLPPSSVIDAALN, encoded by the exons TGAAACACTCCCTGAGGTATTTCTTAACTGCATCTTCTGGAGTCCCAAACTTCCCAGAGCTTTTGGGTGCTATATTGGTCGATGACGTTCTGGTGGCTTACTGCGACAGCAACATAAACATGGTAGAGCCAAAACAGGACTGGGGAAAAAAGATTAACGAAAACTACCCGCAGCACTTCGAGCGGTACACTCATGAGTGTCTTGAGGTTCAGCCGCACTTCTTCAAAGCTACGATTGACAATTTCAGCCAGCGCTACAACCAAACTGAAG atGTCCATATTTTACAGCAGTATTTTGGCTGCGAGTGGGACGATGAGACTGGAGAGACGACTGGTTTTAATCAGTTCGGCTACAATGGAGAAGACTTTCTAGCATTGGACCTGAAGACATGGATGTGGATCGCTCCGAAACCATGGGCTGTCAGTACCAAACTGAAATGGGATGCTGATGAAGCTAGAATGACATACAATGACCATAACCTCAATCAGATGATACCTGAATGGCTGAAGATGTATTTGGCTGTAGGAAAGAGCTCTCTGCTGAGAACAG agcgTCCCTCAGTGTCTCTCCTCCAGAAGTCTCCGTCCTCTCCAGTCAGCTGCCACGCTACAGGTTTCTACCCCGACAGAGCCATGATGTTCTGGAGGAAAGACGGAGAGGAGATTCATGAGGACGTGGACCTCGGAGAGATCCTCCCCAACCACGATGGATCCTTCCAGATGAGCGTCGACCTGAACGTTTCATCAGTCACACCTGAAGACTGGAGCAGGTACGAGTGTGTGTTTCATCTCTCTGGTGTGAAGGACGACATCATCACCAAACTGGACAAAGCAGCGATCAGGACTAACTGGG TTTCTCCCTCAGAGTTTCCCGCTGTTGTCGGAGTCGTTGttggactgctgctgctgacagtctgcaTCACTGGACTCTTCATCTGGAGAAGGAACAATAATAAAG GATTCAGAAGAGCAAACT ATCTTCCACCTCTTCCACCCTCTTCAGTCATAGACGCAGCTCTGAACTGA